A genomic region of Desulfonatronum thiodismutans contains the following coding sequences:
- a CDS encoding arsenate reductase ArsC: MSKVKILFLCTGNSCRSQMAEGWTKHLKGDVVEAFSAGIEKHGLNPQAVRVMAEAGVDISEFRSKTVDELPEQEFDYVITLCGHAQETCPFFPAKTKRLHVGFDDPPKLAETAQSEEEALGHYRRVRDEIRDYVRTLPDAFD, encoded by the coding sequence ATGTCTAAGGTCAAGATTCTCTTTCTCTGCACCGGCAATTCCTGTCGCAGCCAGATGGCCGAAGGCTGGACCAAGCACTTGAAGGGGGATGTGGTTGAAGCCTTTTCCGCGGGCATCGAGAAGCACGGGCTCAATCCGCAAGCCGTGCGGGTCATGGCCGAGGCCGGGGTGGACATCAGCGAATTTCGTTCCAAGACCGTGGACGAGCTTCCGGAACAGGAATTCGACTACGTGATCACCCTGTGCGGACACGCCCAGGAAACCTGCCCCTTTTTTCCCGCCAAGACGAAAAGACTCCACGTCGGCTTCGACGACCCGCCCAAACTCGCCGAGACCGCCCAATCCGAGGAAGAGGCCCTGGGCCACTATCGCCGGGTGCGCGACGAAATCCGCGACTACGTGCGGACTCTGCCGGATGCCTTCGACTGA
- a CDS encoding phosphate ABC transporter substrate-binding protein, whose translation MNEILKEQRITSSRRLNIPGFACGIILLTVMLVFHAKPGICQNSDVLRITGATTVQPLVEQLAAEFQERTGRTVRVQGGGSLTGVVDAVEGTSQVGMVSRALSEEEKERLEYVTLGMDVLVIIVNSRNPLREVDKETVIGLFAGRINNWSELTGWDREVVLVNKEMGRSTLELFEDYSGVHHQDNPTDGPNGRVASQAYEIASNLDGATLVGGIPGAVGYMSLGTSLYLLDKGMPIKILVLDGHDPATENVIASGYPIIRELNLVYLKSNESDVRPFLDFCLGPRGREVVLEFKYLLVD comes from the coding sequence ATGAACGAAATATTGAAAGAACAACGAATCACATCCAGTCGGCGATTAAATATTCCGGGTTTCGCATGCGGGATCATTCTCCTGACGGTCATGCTGGTTTTTCATGCAAAACCGGGCATATGCCAGAACAGCGACGTGCTTCGGATTACCGGAGCAACCACTGTCCAGCCCCTGGTGGAGCAACTGGCCGCGGAGTTCCAAGAGCGAACCGGACGGACGGTCAGGGTCCAGGGAGGCGGCAGCCTGACCGGGGTCGTGGATGCCGTGGAAGGGACGTCCCAGGTCGGCATGGTTTCGCGGGCCTTGTCGGAAGAAGAAAAGGAACGACTGGAATACGTGACACTCGGCATGGACGTTCTGGTGATCATCGTCAACAGCCGCAATCCGCTGCGCGAGGTGGACAAGGAAACCGTAATCGGCCTGTTCGCAGGTCGGATCAACAACTGGAGCGAGCTGACGGGATGGGACCGGGAAGTGGTCCTGGTGAACAAGGAAATGGGCCGCAGCACGTTGGAACTCTTCGAAGACTACAGCGGCGTCCATCACCAGGACAATCCCACGGACGGACCCAACGGACGGGTCGCGTCGCAAGCCTACGAAATCGCCTCCAACCTGGACGGAGCCACCCTGGTGGGAGGGATTCCCGGAGCCGTGGGCTACATGTCCCTGGGCACCTCGCTCTATCTGCTGGACAAGGGCATGCCCATCAAGATTCTCGTGCTCGACGGCCACGACCCGGCCACGGAAAACGTCATCGCCAGCGGCTACCCCATCATTCGGGAATTGAATCTGGTCTATTTGAAAAGCAACGAGTCGGACGTCAGGCCGTTTCTGGACTTCTGCCTCGGCCCGCGCGGCCGGGAAGTGGTCCTGGAATTCAAATATCTTCTCGTTGATTAG
- a CDS encoding cytochrome c biogenesis protein CcdA, with amino-acid sequence MSDTIPRSALLLLGGIWVIAALLLLPRTVVTPAHAALSDYQRITSLPKPTPADILSGTQDLPVLVNTGIESCPPCQRMASSLLELHRDYGHVFLTFYYDTQKEPEALTAFQSLTVPTQIFYASDGTELHRNEGFLSKHHILEQWRELGVVVQPVGKAASIRERLSFENMLSSLTLAVRGAAPTAMLAAFFWGVLSIVLSPCHLAGIPLIVGYINGRKVETSGRAMSLSLLFGLGILGSIVIVGIVTAAAGRLLGDLGPLPYYILSGVFILFGLNLTGLVPMGCLVPNKLLPDMPRKRGALALGLILGIGLGPCTFVYMAPILGLTLAMAATDLFYGLLLFLLFAVGHCLFLILAGMSPRFIQFFLRWNERSLSASVLKKVCGALLILGGAYLAFTA; translated from the coding sequence ATGTCGGACACCATCCCGAGAAGCGCTCTGCTCCTGTTGGGCGGCATCTGGGTGATCGCGGCGCTTCTGCTTCTTCCCCGCACCGTCGTTACTCCGGCCCACGCCGCCCTGTCCGATTATCAGCGAATAACCTCACTGCCCAAACCAACACCCGCCGACATTCTTTCCGGAACGCAAGACCTGCCCGTGCTGGTGAACACCGGCATCGAATCTTGTCCGCCCTGTCAGCGCATGGCCTCCTCGCTGCTGGAACTGCACCGCGACTACGGCCATGTTTTTCTGACCTTCTACTATGACACCCAGAAAGAACCGGAAGCCCTGACGGCGTTTCAATCCCTGACCGTGCCGACCCAGATTTTCTACGCCTCGGACGGGACCGAACTGCACCGCAACGAGGGTTTTCTCTCCAAGCATCATATTTTGGAGCAGTGGCGAGAGCTGGGAGTGGTCGTCCAGCCCGTCGGGAAAGCTGCTTCGATCCGGGAGCGACTCTCTTTCGAGAACATGCTGTCCTCGTTGACTTTGGCGGTCCGGGGGGCCGCGCCCACGGCCATGCTGGCCGCGTTCTTCTGGGGCGTGTTGAGCATAGTGCTCAGCCCCTGCCATCTCGCGGGCATCCCTCTGATCGTCGGGTATATCAACGGCCGAAAGGTCGAGACTTCCGGCCGGGCCATGTCCTTGTCCCTGCTTTTCGGCCTGGGCATTCTGGGCAGCATCGTGATTGTCGGGATCGTCACGGCCGCGGCGGGTCGGTTGCTGGGCGACCTGGGCCCGTTGCCCTACTATATTTTGAGCGGGGTGTTCATCCTTTTCGGACTGAACCTGACCGGACTGGTGCCCATGGGGTGTCTGGTGCCGAACAAATTGCTCCCCGACATGCCACGAAAAAGAGGCGCCCTGGCCCTGGGGCTGATCCTGGGCATCGGCCTGGGCCCGTGCACCTTTGTGTACATGGCTCCCATCCTGGGCTTGACCCTGGCCATGGCCGCCACGGACCTGTTCTACGGCCTGCTGCTGTTCCTGCTCTTTGCCGTCGGACACTGCCTGTTCCTGATACTGGCCGGCATGTCGCCGCGGTTCATCCAATTTTTCCTGCGCTGGAACGAGCGTTCCCTGAGCGCTTCCGTGCTGAAGAAAGTTTGCGGGGCACTGCTGATTCTGGGCGGAGCCTACTTGGCGTTTACGGCCTGA
- a CDS encoding TorD/DmsD family molecular chaperone has product MFDPDIIARMETYKALTGCFFPPDDQLPQNVETLAVHAPSWVPEVRTSVQALLESLPGDEQGREALRVEHAKLFLGPFEVLAPPFGSVYFHVNKMLSHESTDDAAERYREAGVVGAPDGGNPPDHVTAELEFMYYLLFQEHAAQCRDDASAVREWRDRRTDFFPIHLGAWGPLFADRVISFAQAPFYKHLGLVAKEALKAEIRLLTKSVQAESTEAVTAPTTPG; this is encoded by the coding sequence ATGTTTGACCCGGACATCATCGCCCGGATGGAAACCTACAAGGCCCTGACCGGATGCTTTTTCCCTCCGGACGACCAACTCCCGCAAAACGTGGAGACTCTGGCGGTCCATGCGCCGTCCTGGGTTCCGGAGGTCCGGACATCGGTCCAGGCCCTGCTGGAAAGCCTGCCGGGCGATGAACAGGGGCGCGAAGCATTGCGGGTGGAGCATGCCAAGCTGTTTTTGGGGCCCTTTGAAGTCCTGGCTCCGCCCTTTGGGTCGGTCTACTTCCATGTGAACAAGATGCTCTCCCACGAAAGCACCGATGACGCGGCGGAGCGCTACCGGGAAGCCGGGGTGGTCGGCGCTCCGGACGGCGGCAATCCGCCGGACCATGTCACCGCGGAGCTGGAGTTCATGTACTATCTGTTGTTTCAGGAACACGCCGCTCAGTGTCGTGACGATGCGTCGGCGGTCCGGGAATGGCGGGATCGCAGGACGGACTTTTTCCCCATTCATTTGGGAGCCTGGGGCCCGCTGTTCGCCGACCGGGTGATATCCTTCGCGCAAGCGCCGTTTTACAAACATCTGGGGCTTGTCGCCAAAGAGGCCTTAAAGGCGGAAATACGGCTGCTTACCAAGAGCGTGCAGGCGGAATCGACGGAAGCCGTGACTGCACCAACCACGCCCGGATAA
- the nrfD gene encoding NrfD/PsrC family molybdoenzyme membrane anchor subunit has product MSKVWFGLLGVGLLFGLFSALTVITQGLGVYNANDVTFWVLPMSGYLFFALTAAGLTFLSSLPSVFGMKQYYPIAKRASLLAGATLLVGVMCKGLDLGPLSTLLNTVYLALSPNFYSPIWWMAVLYGIYIAIVALKFFTIHKGQWHSTGGKTAGLLALLLMFMSYTALSIVFGTADARPAFFGHFTALYFAVTAVTCGMAVIVLATFVHFAFTGGMPKEQEPIFNSIIKLFTILLAVSLFVFVLRAVIGYTSLQEAFDGFRHIAGTAIYRIELWVGLLIPLLLMIIPSVRASTEGRIVASAMVLVGMFFGRLVMLLSAQVKPIGVLAENRPEFVSYFPSMYEFGIIILAFSLSMLIYSIGVKFWNLEATPE; this is encoded by the coding sequence ATGAGTAAGGTATGGTTTGGTCTGTTGGGCGTCGGTCTGCTCTTCGGCCTGTTCAGCGCCCTGACCGTGATCACCCAGGGCCTGGGCGTGTACAACGCCAACGACGTGACCTTCTGGGTTCTGCCCATGTCCGGATATCTGTTCTTCGCCCTGACCGCTGCCGGATTGACGTTCCTGTCTTCCCTGCCCTCGGTGTTCGGGATGAAGCAGTATTATCCCATTGCCAAGCGAGCCTCGCTGCTGGCCGGGGCGACCCTGCTGGTGGGCGTGATGTGCAAGGGCCTGGACCTGGGCCCGCTGTCCACGCTGCTGAACACCGTATACTTGGCGCTGTCTCCGAACTTCTATTCGCCCATCTGGTGGATGGCCGTGCTCTACGGGATCTACATCGCCATCGTGGCCCTGAAATTCTTTACCATTCACAAAGGCCAGTGGCATTCCACGGGCGGCAAGACCGCGGGCCTGCTGGCCCTGTTGTTGATGTTCATGTCCTACACCGCCCTGAGCATCGTCTTCGGGACCGCGGACGCTCGTCCGGCCTTTTTCGGGCATTTCACGGCCCTGTACTTCGCGGTGACCGCCGTGACCTGCGGCATGGCCGTGATCGTCCTGGCCACCTTCGTGCACTTTGCTTTTACCGGGGGCATGCCCAAGGAGCAGGAGCCAATTTTCAACAGCATCATCAAGCTGTTCACGATTCTGCTGGCGGTATCCTTGTTCGTGTTCGTTCTGAGAGCGGTGATCGGCTACACCTCGCTGCAGGAAGCCTTTGACGGATTCCGGCACATCGCGGGAACGGCCATCTATCGAATCGAATTGTGGGTCGGTCTGCTCATCCCGCTGCTGCTGATGATCATTCCCTCGGTCCGGGCCTCCACGGAGGGACGGATCGTGGCCTCGGCCATGGTCCTGGTGGGCATGTTCTTCGGCCGGCTGGTGATGCTCCTCTCGGCCCAGGTCAAACCCATCGGCGTATTGGCGGAAAACAGGCCGGAATTTGTCTCCTACTTTCCGAGCATGTACGAATTCGGGATCATCATCCTGGCATTCTCCCTGTCCATGCTCATCTATTCCATTGGAGTCAAATTCTGGAACCTTGAAGCTACCCCGGAGTAG
- a CDS encoding 4Fe-4S dicluster domain-containing protein, protein MARYAMVIDLQQCTGCGGCIIACMNENNLPEGVRWSGKMTETLGRYPFVRYHYRPTLCNHCENAPCVRGCPTKALHKAEGGITAHDPNKCIGCRYCMVNCPYGVIHYNWRKPHAEWKDNTPVIPGCTPSPAEMVQRLGVKGWPLQNPDPDATYASIRPTGVVEKCTFCHHRVVNGELPYCVEACPSNARIFGDLDDPRSKVNQLLGMFRAERLREELGTRPRVYYIREFCPCAYEPGKGMVQADGVQQAIA, encoded by the coding sequence ATGGCACGATATGCTATGGTTATAGATTTGCAGCAGTGTACGGGGTGCGGCGGGTGCATCATCGCCTGCATGAACGAGAACAACCTGCCCGAGGGAGTGCGCTGGTCCGGGAAAATGACCGAGACCCTGGGCAGGTATCCCTTTGTTCGCTACCACTACCGGCCAACGCTTTGCAATCACTGCGAGAACGCTCCCTGCGTGCGCGGCTGCCCGACCAAGGCTCTGCACAAGGCCGAGGGAGGCATTACGGCCCATGATCCCAATAAATGCATCGGCTGTCGGTACTGCATGGTCAACTGCCCCTACGGAGTGATCCATTACAACTGGCGCAAGCCGCATGCCGAATGGAAGGATAATACTCCCGTGATCCCCGGCTGCACGCCAAGTCCCGCGGAAATGGTCCAGCGCTTGGGCGTTAAGGGCTGGCCGCTGCAGAACCCGGACCCCGATGCCACCTACGCCTCGATCCGGCCTACCGGAGTGGTGGAGAAGTGCACCTTCTGCCATCACCGGGTGGTCAACGGCGAGCTGCCCTACTGCGTGGAAGCCTGCCCCTCCAATGCCCGGATTTTCGGCGACCTGGACGATCCTCGCAGCAAGGTCAACCAACTGCTGGGCATGTTTCGGGCCGAGCGCCTGCGCGAGGAACTGGGCACCCGCCCCCGGGTCTACTACATCCGGGAGTTCTGCCCTTGCGCCTATGAACCGGGCAAGGGCATGGTCCAGGCTGACGGCGTCCAACAAGCAATCGCGTAA
- a CDS encoding molybdopterin-dependent oxidoreductase, giving the protein MKQLEIDGMDGKGGTTVSRRSFVKGAAATCAGLAAGGPALRALTPDTAHARGALAEGKWVSSCCVGCTSWCSKQVYVINGRAVKIRGNPHSKTNGINSCPRAHLALQQVYDPDRVKTPMKRTNPKKGRHEDPGFVPISWDEALDMLADKIMELRANDETHKFMLMRGRYTELRDLFYDRLPKIIGSPNNISHSSICAEAEKMRYFQEGQWAYMQYDIPNTRYVLIWGADPLVANRGVSSYLNSWGRALDNARIASVEPRLSGTGSKCDEWLPVKPGYDGALASAMAHVILVEGMWYKPFVGDFFDGENKFIPGQEINEFTFLEEHTHGLAKWWNLYLKNATPEWAEPLCGIPADQIRRVALGFAAAAPNCISWVGGGPAMQPRGTYGCLAANALNGLVGGCDNVGGVLRYNSRSYQGFPSPNDFMDEMAQRNSKKEKIDQRGRLEWPNLASGRSGGGVNTNNVADAIINEDPNEIKVAMGYFNNFNFSCPGTGRWDQAMSKIDFFAHMTTHASEMSFYADIVLPVNHCMFESWGTLDNASNGYRSVSLMQPAIERLWDTKSMETEIPWLLAEKLAQRGFDNLLRYYQTIVDPETGKAPTNEKELDLYATKHRMQHFWDPAQSKGGDTFSGWKEFVEVGVWNSDPYAYRARWSNMGTKTGKFEFYSETLKESLEKHAERHNTTVDHVMEVCNYQARGEMVFIPHYEEPYEWGDPAEYPFKFVDYKARLNREGRSSNCPWYLQLKDLDPGDIAYDDVAKLNPIDGERLGIKSGDKIRLTTPVGSIVCTASLWEGTQPGTVAKCFGQGHWAYGRYAAKVFGKEALGANNNDIIPVDNDRLSGSTAFYGHIRLKVEKV; this is encoded by the coding sequence ATGAAACAATTGGAGATTGACGGAATGGACGGCAAAGGCGGAACCACGGTCAGCAGGCGATCGTTCGTCAAAGGCGCGGCCGCGACCTGCGCCGGGCTGGCCGCGGGCGGGCCCGCGCTGCGCGCCCTGACCCCGGACACGGCCCATGCCAGAGGCGCTCTGGCTGAGGGCAAATGGGTCAGCAGTTGCTGCGTTGGCTGTACGTCCTGGTGTTCCAAGCAGGTCTACGTGATTAACGGGAGGGCCGTGAAGATTCGCGGCAACCCGCATTCCAAGACCAACGGCATCAACTCCTGTCCGCGGGCCCACCTGGCCCTGCAGCAGGTCTATGATCCGGACCGGGTCAAGACGCCCATGAAGCGGACCAATCCGAAAAAGGGCCGACATGAGGATCCCGGCTTCGTGCCCATTTCCTGGGACGAGGCCCTGGACATGCTGGCGGACAAAATCATGGAATTGCGGGCCAACGATGAAACCCACAAGTTCATGCTCATGCGCGGTCGGTACACGGAATTAAGAGATCTCTTCTACGATCGCCTCCCGAAAATCATCGGCTCTCCCAACAACATCTCCCACAGTTCCATCTGCGCGGAAGCCGAGAAGATGCGCTACTTCCAGGAAGGGCAGTGGGCCTACATGCAGTACGACATACCCAACACCCGCTACGTGCTGATCTGGGGCGCGGATCCGCTGGTGGCCAACCGCGGGGTTTCCTCCTACCTGAACAGTTGGGGCCGGGCCCTGGACAACGCCCGGATCGCCTCGGTGGAGCCACGGCTCTCGGGCACGGGCAGCAAATGCGACGAGTGGCTTCCGGTCAAGCCGGGTTACGACGGGGCACTGGCCTCGGCCATGGCCCATGTCATTCTCGTGGAAGGCATGTGGTACAAGCCTTTTGTCGGCGATTTTTTCGACGGTGAAAACAAATTCATACCCGGTCAGGAGATCAACGAGTTCACCTTTCTGGAAGAACACACCCACGGCCTGGCTAAGTGGTGGAACCTGTATCTCAAAAACGCCACTCCGGAATGGGCCGAACCGCTCTGCGGCATTCCGGCGGACCAGATTCGGCGGGTAGCCTTGGGATTCGCCGCGGCGGCCCCCAACTGCATCTCCTGGGTCGGCGGCGGTCCGGCAATGCAGCCTCGTGGCACCTACGGCTGCCTGGCGGCCAATGCACTGAACGGCCTTGTGGGCGGTTGCGACAACGTGGGCGGCGTACTGCGCTACAACTCCCGCAGCTACCAGGGTTTTCCATCCCCTAATGATTTCATGGACGAAATGGCGCAGCGAAACTCCAAGAAGGAAAAGATCGATCAGCGTGGTCGTCTGGAATGGCCCAACCTGGCCAGTGGACGATCCGGAGGCGGCGTGAACACCAACAACGTGGCCGACGCCATCATCAACGAGGACCCCAACGAGATCAAAGTGGCCATGGGCTACTTCAACAACTTCAACTTTTCCTGTCCCGGAACCGGGCGCTGGGATCAGGCCATGTCCAAGATCGATTTCTTCGCCCACATGACCACCCACGCCTCGGAAATGAGTTTCTATGCCGACATCGTCCTGCCGGTGAACCATTGCATGTTCGAATCATGGGGCACTCTGGACAACGCCAGCAACGGGTATCGGTCAGTAAGTCTGATGCAGCCGGCCATTGAGCGGCTCTGGGACACCAAGAGCATGGAAACGGAGATTCCCTGGCTGTTGGCCGAGAAGCTGGCCCAGCGAGGGTTCGACAATCTGTTGCGTTATTACCAGACCATCGTGGACCCGGAAACCGGCAAGGCCCCCACCAATGAAAAGGAACTGGACCTGTATGCCACCAAGCATCGAATGCAGCATTTCTGGGATCCCGCCCAGAGCAAGGGTGGCGACACGTTCTCAGGCTGGAAAGAGTTCGTGGAAGTCGGGGTCTGGAACTCCGATCCCTATGCTTATCGGGCCCGGTGGAGCAACATGGGCACCAAGACCGGGAAGTTTGAATTCTACAGCGAGACCTTGAAGGAATCCCTGGAAAAGCACGCCGAAAGACATAATACCACCGTGGATCACGTCATGGAGGTCTGCAACTACCAGGCCCGCGGCGAAATGGTCTTTATTCCACATTACGAGGAGCCTTACGAATGGGGCGACCCGGCGGAGTATCCCTTCAAGTTCGTGGATTACAAGGCCCGCTTGAACCGGGAAGGCCGCAGCTCTAACTGCCCCTGGTATTTGCAACTCAAGGATCTGGATCCCGGAGACATCGCCTACGACGATGTGGCCAAGCTGAACCCCATTGATGGTGAACGTCTGGGCATCAAGTCCGGCGACAAAATCCGTTTGACCACCCCGGTGGGCAGTATAGTCTGCACCGCGTCTCTGTGGGAGGGCACTCAGCCAGGTACCGTGGCCAAATGTTTCGGCCAAGGCCATTGGGCCTACGGGCGTTATGCGGCCAAGGTTTTCGGGAAGGAGGCCTTGGGGGCAAACAATAACGACATCATCCCAGTGGACAATGACCGCCTGAGTGGTTCCACGGCATTTTACGGCCACATCCGGCTGAAAGTCGAAAAGGTCTAG
- the sqr gene encoding type III sulfide quinone reductase, selenoprotein subtype: MRKIVILGAGTAGTMMANRLCENLRTEIDQNKISVTIVDEDRVHLYQPGLLFLPFSMYRSKEDVLKPRDVFLPSEAKFIVSKIEKVDPDAKKVVMKTGTIDYDLLIIASGSRCDPTENEGLLGPNWQKSIFDFYTLDGALKLQQAMRSFKGGRLVLNVAEMPVKCPVAPPEFVMLSDWFFHERGIRDKVEIVFATPLSGPFTKPLASQTLKYVCEEKNIKIEPDFALSHVDNEKKRIVSHDKREIDFDLLVSIPTMKGAQFIIDSDMGDPLGWVPTDNHTLQSKNFQDIFVIGDATNVPTSKAGSVAHFESEILIENILRYLDGLEPLPKFDGHSNCFIESGFGKALLIDFNYTQEPLPGKFPLPGAGPFTLLKETKMNHYGKMMFRWAYWHLLLKGKDLPVSPFMTMAGKEMPTSVTA, from the coding sequence ATGAGGAAAATCGTCATTCTCGGAGCCGGAACCGCCGGCACAATGATGGCCAATCGGTTGTGCGAAAACTTGCGCACGGAAATCGACCAGAACAAGATCAGCGTGACCATTGTCGATGAGGACCGCGTCCATCTCTATCAACCCGGTCTGCTGTTTCTTCCTTTCAGCATGTATCGGTCCAAGGAGGACGTACTCAAGCCTCGGGACGTATTCCTGCCCTCCGAGGCCAAATTCATCGTCTCCAAGATCGAAAAGGTGGACCCTGATGCCAAGAAGGTCGTGATGAAGACGGGAACCATTGACTACGACCTGCTGATAATCGCCAGCGGCTCGCGCTGCGATCCCACGGAGAACGAGGGCCTGCTCGGCCCGAACTGGCAGAAGTCCATCTTCGACTTTTACACCCTGGACGGCGCCCTCAAGCTGCAACAGGCCATGCGCTCCTTCAAGGGCGGCCGGCTTGTGCTCAACGTGGCTGAAATGCCGGTGAAGTGCCCGGTGGCGCCGCCGGAATTCGTGATGCTCTCGGATTGGTTCTTTCATGAGCGGGGCATCCGGGACAAGGTGGAGATCGTCTTTGCCACTCCCCTCAGCGGCCCGTTCACCAAACCCCTGGCCTCCCAGACCCTGAAATACGTCTGCGAGGAAAAAAACATCAAGATCGAGCCGGATTTCGCCCTGAGCCATGTGGACAACGAAAAAAAGCGCATCGTCTCCCACGACAAACGGGAGATCGACTTCGACCTGCTGGTATCCATCCCGACCATGAAGGGCGCCCAGTTCATCATCGATTCGGACATGGGCGACCCTCTGGGCTGGGTACCCACGGACAACCACACCCTGCAGAGCAAGAACTTTCAGGACATCTTCGTCATCGGCGACGCCACCAACGTGCCCACGTCCAAGGCTGGGTCCGTGGCTCACTTTGAAAGCGAAATCCTGATCGAAAACATCCTGCGCTACCTTGACGGTCTGGAGCCCTTGCCGAAGTTTGACGGGCATTCCAATTGCTTTATCGAGTCCGGATTCGGCAAGGCCCTGCTCATCGACTTCAATTATACCCAGGAGCCATTGCCCGGAAAGTTCCCCCTGCCCGGGGCCGGTCCCTTCACCCTGCTCAAGGAAACCAAGATGAACCACTACGGAAAGATGATGTTCCGGTGGGCCTACTGGCATCTCCTGCTCAAGGGCAAGGATCTTCCGGTTTCCCCATTCATGACCATGGCCGGCAAGGAAATGCCGACCTCGGTCACGGCCTAG
- a CDS encoding efflux RND transporter periplasmic adaptor subunit gives MRGDFGAERFWRWISVCLLAGAVLLAGCGDSSPPAQGPPSALPVNVVTARMMTVPIYAEAVGNTQAVETVEIRSRVNGHLLRRDFEDGSLVKKDQLLFLIDPGQYQQDLAKAKAQYEYAKVSLELARKETQRYATLLRQAMISQEEFDLKQVKEQEAEANLLVAAASVNLAQLQLRYTRITSPIDGRIGFALVDQGGLVNAGTTLLARVSTVDPMHFFYYFSEEDYLSLSAHFGDDFQEVFKTLDIRLTLAGGLVYQHIGHLDMFDREVDPKTGSIAARAVFPNPDGMLRPGMFGRVRVTLEQEWETLLIPQVAIMDTLGRKSVFVVDDQGLVASRGVEVGMRLNNLRAVRGVEPGDLVVVDNLQKLRPGAHVAPTVISYELEDAEAAPPDPAGVPTSEDRRQPPDEISGGVSDASPEATSGVTSGDSLAPSTGATVVQ, from the coding sequence ATGCGCGGCGATTTTGGAGCAGAACGTTTTTGGCGGTGGATAAGCGTGTGCTTGCTGGCCGGGGCGGTGCTTTTGGCGGGTTGCGGGGATTCCTCGCCGCCTGCTCAGGGGCCGCCATCGGCCCTGCCGGTGAACGTGGTCACGGCCCGGATGATGACCGTGCCCATCTACGCGGAAGCCGTGGGCAACACCCAGGCCGTGGAAACCGTGGAAATCCGCTCCCGGGTCAACGGGCATTTGCTGCGCCGCGATTTCGAGGACGGATCCCTGGTCAAAAAGGATCAGCTTCTGTTTCTGATCGACCCGGGTCAATACCAGCAAGACCTGGCCAAGGCCAAGGCCCAGTATGAATACGCCAAGGTCAGCCTGGAGCTGGCCCGCAAGGAGACCCAGCGTTACGCCACGCTGCTTCGCCAAGCCATGATTTCCCAGGAGGAGTTCGATCTGAAACAGGTCAAGGAGCAGGAAGCCGAAGCCAACCTCCTGGTCGCCGCTGCCTCCGTCAACCTGGCTCAGCTCCAACTCCGCTACACCCGGATCACTTCGCCCATCGACGGACGGATCGGCTTCGCCCTGGTGGATCAGGGCGGGCTGGTCAATGCCGGCACTACTTTGCTGGCCCGGGTCTCCACCGTGGACCCGATGCACTTCTTCTATTATTTCAGCGAGGAAGACTACCTCAGTCTCAGCGCCCATTTCGGGGACGACTTTCAGGAGGTGTTCAAGACCCTGGATATCCGGCTTACTCTGGCCGGAGGCCTAGTCTACCAGCATATCGGCCACCTGGACATGTTCGATCGGGAAGTGGACCCCAAGACCGGCAGCATCGCGGCCCGGGCCGTGTTTCCCAATCCGGACGGAATGCTCCGCCCGGGCATGTTCGGGCGGGTCCGGGTGACCCTGGAACAGGAATGGGAAACACTGCTCATTCCCCAGGTGGCGATCATGGACACCTTGGGCCGCAAGAGCGTGTTCGTGGTGGACGACCAGGGGCTGGTCGCCTCGCGCGGCGTGGAGGTGGGCATGCGTCTGAACAACCTGCGCGCGGTAAGGGGCGTCGAACCCGGCGATCTGGTGGTCGTGGACAATCTTCAAAAATTGCGTCCCGGCGCCCACGTCGCTCCCACCGTGATTTCCTACGAACTGGAAGATGCGGAAGCAGCCCCGCCTGATCCGGCCGGAGTTCCGACTTCAGAGGACCGACGGCAGCCGCCTGATGAAATTTCCGGCGGGGTTTCCGATGCTTCGCCAGAAGCCACTTCCGGCGTAACTTCCGGTGACTCCTTGGCTCCTTCGACGGGTGCCACGGTAGTCCAGTGA